The Calypte anna isolate BGI_N300 chromosome 2, bCalAnn1_v1.p, whole genome shotgun sequence genome includes a window with the following:
- the HEPACAM2 gene encoding HEPACAM family member 2, which produces MLSWSPLANFFWDLQCKIYFLLVGICSALKLTVPSHTIHGVEGQALHLPVDYNFNATASEIQIIWLFERPQSNPKYLLGSVNQTVVPDLEYQHKFTLLPPNASLMINPLHISDEGNYIVKVNVRGTGTIAASQKIRVAVDVPVTKPIVHAEPSSGVVEYVGNITLKCTVEKGTRVVYQWMKNGKPLLAGPNYTFSSSNATVLIVPVLKEDIGNYSCLASNPVSAMESEIISPIIYYGPYGLRVKSDKGLNIGAVFTVDLGEVILFNCSAESNPPNIYSWIQRADNTTHVIKYGPHLEVVSDKVAQKTIDYMCLAFNNVTGKQDETHFTVIITSVGLEKLAQKGKSLPSLAVITGISLFLILAMAFLFIWKRYQPHKVIQQKLQSRPEPDYRKAQTFSGHESALDDFGIYEFVAIPDRASGSRVSSHSVPGSDCVPGQDVFSTVYEVIQHIPEQPHPDHQQ; this is translated from the exons ATGCTTTCATGGAGCCCTTTAGCCAACTTCTTTTGGGATTTACagtgcaaaatatattttctgcttgTAG GTATTTGTTCTGCTTTAAAGCTGACAGTTCCATCTCATACCATCCATGGTGTTGAGGGCCAAGCACTCCATCTCCCTGTTGACTACAATTTTAACGCTACAGCTTCTGAAATCCAGATAATTTGGCTTTTTGAAAGGCCTCAGAGTAATCCAAAATACTTGCTTGGCTCTGTGAATCAAACAGTAGTTCCAGACTTGGAATATCAGCACAAGTTTACCCTCCTGCCACCAAATGCATCTTTGATGATCAATCCATTGCATATCAGTGATGAAGGTAATTATATTGTAAAAGTCAATGTCCGTGGAACTGGGACAATAGCTGCCAGCCAAAAGATTCGAGTAGCTGTTGATG ttcCTGTCACAAAGCCAATTGTACATGCTGAACCATCTTCAGGAGTAGTGGAGTATGTAGGGaatattacattaaaatgtaCTGTGGAAAAAGGTACAAGGGTAGTTTACCAGTGGATGAAGAATGGGAAGCCTCTCCTTGCTGGCCCTAATTACACCTTTTCATCAAGTAATGCAACAGTCTTAATTGTTCCTGTTTTAAAAGAGGACATTGGGAACTACAGCTGTCTGGCATCTAACCCTGTCAGTGCAATGGAAAGTGAGATAATTTCACCAATCATATATT atgGACCTTATGGCCTTAGAGTTAAATCAGATAAAGGTCTGAATATAGGGGCAGTGTTTACAGTTGACCTGGGGGAAGTTATACTGTTCAACTGCTCAGCAGAATCAAATCCACCAAATATTTATTCGTGGATTCAAAGGGCTGATAATACCACCCATGTAATCAAATATGGACCCCATCTGGAAGTTGTATCTGATAAAGTGGCCCAGAAGACAATAGATTACATGTGCCTTGCTTTCAACAATGTGACAGGAAAACAAGATGAAACTCATTTCACAGTCATCATTACTTCTGTAG GATTGGAAAAGCTGGCCCAGAAAGGAAAATCCTTGCCATCACTTGCAGTAATAACaggaatttcattatttttgatCCTAGCTATGGCCTTTCTATTCATATGGAAAAGATACCAACCACATAAAG tgatACAACAGAAACTGCAGAGCAG GCCAGAGCCTGATTACAGGAAGGCACAGACATTTTCAG GACATGAAAGTGCTTTGGATGACTTTGGGATATATGAATTTGTCGCTATTCCTGATAGAGCCAGTGGTTCTAGG gTTTCAAGTCACTCTGTTCCTGGCTCTGACTGTGTTCCAGGCCAGGATGTGTTTAGTACAGTTTATGAAGTTATTCAACATATTCCTGAGCAGCCACACCCAGACCATCAACAGTAA
- the LOC103528857 gene encoding LOW QUALITY PROTEIN: sterile alpha motif domain-containing protein 9-like (The sequence of the model RefSeq protein was modified relative to this genomic sequence to represent the inferred CDS: deleted 4 bases in 3 codons) produces MRERMENLSTEKHEKSYLCKPLKQWTKEEVKQWAIEVVKIDHQYAEILFNQKVTGCSLKEITKADLVAMGIPYGTALQIMYFLKQHDILPKVSNQTMEQEDTAECLDGEGEDREIEKKESKKKHDLFNSSTLQDSKTEPTVREKAFKSIDKENGSEDTLSSSRDPTGKMCMPYPFDSFSDGTRYIQYNILKVPETGPSNLIDPAHEFKLLTNTDKAAEDDILKKFTNDTFKFAAACMNSRTNGTIHFGVRDNPHGQIEGIKVTSRNSYVDQLDKSFKDYFNKDYVNIARDCIRQPRFVEVLLQNGDPSHTFVIEVDVVPKYHKCDTKYFSTRTYSYKKKCWQKTVFIRDGASSRNIYGQKEFETFKSSLSSLATSRKKAEEEYNLKQHRPVLEGFKLSRLLTGNKDSLDDSYYDYYILVTNKCHPSQISHLDFLQEIKWFAVLDFDSESEKNGVLKIYQKNQNAKIHFPYHYENEVGSVSEQAEKLKLYQETNWIFCNGRSDFTGNTEPPLDPSSWQRDRAASVRKMISFLSHKDVKQSGKVLTVFLLLSKVEDQADPLIETFVTFYQELKGLDYLTCICIGPDTYQLWKDLLKARGISEEALSDKCVSNLSLEMVNGTIIKLNSMTQSSERLLPSIGLSTILLKKEENSMAALEILCVNECKDTEIEKDEEKFKNFMKEREENFYRGGKVSWWNFYFSSEKYTLDFVIRDSYEKLEHLIVSSSSKANESPVKIVNLYHHPGCGGTTLAMHILWNLRAKFRCAVLKSKASDLGTQLTTLLTCGADNNTGYLPVLLLVDDFEEQENVNSLQKDIEVAITEKYIPYVEPLVIILNCMRSQNPDESSTINLLNSVSLKHELSGKEQRAFDQKLKSIEKEHPQADDFYSFMIMKENFDPQYIERVVKSTLHNLDTASKPVRLVCYLTLLNSYVKTSAVSISLCEAFLGINSQEIGCSKDKLIEKMRICSNILIYDQVCEYPRCKCLRIVHPLIASQCLTELKLTYDLPKSEITLQLLKEDLFYKTSLEQDKLIRDIQTLLITRQRKEHGNETDTLFSSLIEAIHKEEKCSKVQCVLKQASERFEENGFICQALARYFYIKERNFDSALFWAKEAKRRAQHNSYISDTLGQVFKSKLRNYVEFERKSAALTPEKLKYLLEFAKNASQAFRESQRQAEYEQKSHLKHHNLKKKIKPYNTAGYQGEIETGLYVIDVLCQVPFFSKKGLLCRKKLTKHLSGSNILNADDPHRQSEMFKVLEHYSSFLCHLQSQLKRSFDFIEDYFVFFKTKNKEKEIVEAKIYQKAQECFTKYKEIFCNFDFEQLKSKQMSKLSMSQHIEAYREAVEASKADSFSGILKYLHRNHKNADGEVEDIVKAYTFLCEENEQATLKDKLNFILANIVLNCIKPNSTTLHTSNKLESLLRRILQQVEQTSQCIEPFFLASLLFWPRNRKQLNEDSKKMETYIRCLRESFKELYGTLRCSRHPMALFYLAKGSDLNRFVHKGKIDQLFHSLSEHQLNYLWQSGDIWKEQAVQDLLLPLDGRAEGKVIYIDYGSNEIFRIPAHPVPSYLLKKGPNIERVSFYLGFSINGHSLAYNIQSPET; encoded by the exons ATGCGAGAAAG aatgGAAAACTTAAGCACTGAAAAGCATGAGAAATCATATTTATGTAAACCTCTTAAACAGTGGACAAAAGAAGAAGTCAAACAATGGGCAATTGAAGTGGTCAAGATAGACCACCAATATGCAGAAATCCTGTTTAATCAAAAGGTGACTGGTTGTTCTTTGAAAGAGATAACTAAAGCAGATTTGGTGGCAATGGGCATACCTTATGGGACTGCTCTtcaaataatgtatttcttGAAACAGCATGACATTCTACCAAAAGTTTCAAATCAGACCATGGAACAAGAAGACACTGCAGAGTGCCTcgatggagaaggagaagacagagaaattGAGAAGAAAGAGAGCAAGAAGAAACACGATTTATTTAATTCCAGTACACTGCAGGATTCTAAGACAGAGCCCACTGTAAGAGAAAAAGCATTCAAGTCCATTGACAAAGAGAATGGATCAGAAGATACGCTGTCAAGCAGTCGGGACCCAACTGGAAAGATGTGTATGCCATATCCTTTTGACAGTTTCAGTGATGGTACTCGATACATACAGTACAATATTCTTAAAGTGCCTGAAACAGGACCATCTAATCTCATTGATCCAGCACATGAATTCAAATTACTTACCAACACAGACAAGGCAGCAGAAGATGACATCCTGAAGAAATTTACCAATGACACCTTTAAATTTGCTGCAGCCTGCATGAACTCCCGCACAAATGGGACCATTCATTTTGGAGTACGTGACAATCCACACGGACAAATTGAAGGAATAAAAGTTACCAGTAGAAATAGCTACGTTGATCAATTGGATAAATCATTCAAAGACTACTTCAATAAGGATTACGTCAATATTGCACGAGATTGCATCAGACAACCTAGATTTGTGGAAGTATTATTACAAAATGGAGATCCATCACATACATTTGTCATTGAAGTGGATGTGGTTCCCAAATATCACAAATGTGACACAAAGTATTTCTCTACCAGGACATACAGTTATAAAAAAAAGTGTTGGCAAAAAACTGTCTTCATCCGGGATGGAGCTAGTTCCAGAAATATTTATGGCCAAAAAGAATTtgaaacttttaaaagcagcttgtCATCTTTAGCAACTTCTCgtaaaaaagcagaggaagaataTAACTTGAAGCAACACAGGCCAGTACTTGAAGGATTTAAGCTATCTAGGCTGCTCACGGGTAACAAAGACTCACTAGATGACTCTTACTATGACTACTACATTTTGGTAACAAACAAGTGCCACCCAAGTCAAATTTCTCACTTAGACTttttacaggaaataaaatggtTTGCTGTGCTTGACTTTGAttctgaatcagaaaaaaatggtgtgCTCAAGatttaccaaaaaaatcaaaatgccaAAATTCACTTCCCATATCATTATGAAAATGAAGTGGGATCAGTTTCTGAACAAGCTGAAAAGCTGAAACTGTATCAGGAGACCAACTGGATTTTTTGCAATGGTAGATCAGACTTCACAGGCAATACTGAACCACCACTAGATCCTTCTTCATGGCAACGAGACAGAGCTGCTAGTGTCAGAAAAAtgatttcatttctttcacaCAAAGATGTAAAGCAGAGTGGAAAGGTTTTAACagtgtttcttttgctttcgAAAGTAGAAGACCAGGCGGATCCCCTTATTGAGACATTTGTGACATTTTACCAAGAATTAAAGGGACTAGATTACTTGACCTGCATTTGCATTGGTCCAGATACATACCAGCTTTGGAAAGATCTTCTGAAAGCTAGAGGCATTAGTGAGGAAGCACTTTCAGACAAGTGTGTTTCTAATTTAAGCCTGGAAATGGTAAATGGTACCATCATAAAATTAAACTCAATGACACAGTCTTCTGAAAGACTTCTTCCCTCTATCGGTCTTTCTACCATTCTTctaaagaaggaagaaaactccATGGCAGCATTGGAAATACTCTGTGTAAATGAGtgcaaagacacagaaatagagaaggatgaagaaaaatttaaaaatttcatgaAAGAGCgggaagaaaatttttatcGAGGTGGTAAAGTATCATGGTggaatttctatttttcttctgaaaaatatacTTTAGATTTTGTCATAAGAGACAGTTATGAAAAGCTTGAGCACCTAATTGTCTCTTCATCTAGCAAAGCTAATGAGTCTCCTGTAAAAATTGTCAACCTTTACCACCATCCAGGCTGTGGCGGGACAACATTAGCTATGCATATCCTTTGGAATCTCCGGGCGAAATTCAGATGTGctgttctgaaaagcaaagcaagtgATTTGGGAACACAGCTGACAACTTTGCTCACGTGTGGAGCAGACAATAACACAGGCTATTTACCAGTGTTACTCCTTGTGGATGATTTTGAAGAGCAAGAAAATGTCAATTCTCTGCAGAAAGATATTGAGGTGGCtataacagaaaaatacattccaTATGTAGAGCCTTTAGTGATCATTCTAAACTGTATGAGATCTCAGAATCCTGATGAAAGTTCAACAATCAACTTACTGAACagtgtttctttaaaacatgAGCTTTCTGGAAAAGAGCAAAGGGCTTTTGATCAGAAACTAAAATCTATTGAAAAGGAACATCCACAGGCTGATGATTTCTATTCATTTATGATTATGAAGGAAAACTTTGACCCACAATACATCGAAAGAGTGGTAAAAAGTACCTTGCATAATTTAGATACTGCATCTAAACCAGTACGGCTTGTTTGCTATCTCACACTGCTAAACTCATATGTGAAAACGTCTGCAGTTTCAATATCATTATGTGAAGCATTCTTAGGAATTAATTCTCAAGAGATTGGCTGCAGTAAAGATAAATTGATAGAAAAGATGAGAATTTGTTCCAACATTCTAATATATGATCAGGTATGTGAATACCCAAGATGCAAATGTCTTCGTATCGTTCACCCACTGATAGCATCTCAATGCCTAACAGAATTGAAACTAACCTATGACTTGCCTAAAAGTGAAATTACATTGCAGTTATTGAAAGAAGACTTATTTTACAAGACCTCATTAGAGCAAGACAAACTTATTCGTGATATACAAACCCTGCTGATTACTAGACAGCGCAAGGAACATGGCAATGAGACAGAcacattattttcctccttaatTGAGGCAATTCATAAGGAAGAGAAGTGTAGTAAAGTGCAATGTGTATTAAAACAAGCATCTGAGAGATTTGAGGAAAATGGTTTCATTTGCCAAGCCTTAGCAAGATACTTCTacattaaagaaagaaattttgacTCTGCATTATTTTGGGCTAAAGAAGCCAAACGAAGAGCACAACACAATTCATACATATCAGATACACTAGGTCAAGTCTTTAAAAGTAAGCTAAGAAACTACGTAGAGTTTGAGCGAAAGAGTGCAGCCCTAAcacctgaaaaactgaaatatttgctAGAATTTGCTAAGAATGCTTCACAGGCTTTCAGAGAATCTCAGCGGCAAGCTGAATATGAACAAAAA AGCCACTTGAAGCACcataaccttaaaaaaaagattaaaccGTACAATACTGCTGGGTATCAGGGAGAGATAGAA ACTGGTCTTTATGTTATTGATGTCCTTTGCCAAGTTccttttttcagcaaaaaaggCTTACtgtgtagaaaaaaattgaCAAAGCATCTATCAGGAAGTAATATTTTGAATGCAGATGACCCTCACAGACAAAGTGAAATGTTCAAGGTGCTTGAACATTATTCCAGCTTTCTATGTCATTTGCAATCACAGTTGAAAAGATCATTTGACTTTATTGAAGACTACtttgtgtttttcaaaacaaagaacaaagaaaaagaaattgtggaAGCAAAAATATACCAGAAGGCTCAAGAATGTTTTaccaaatacaaagaaatattttgtaattttgatTTTGAGCAGCTGAAAAGTAAACAGATGTCAAAGCTGTCCATGTCTCAGCATATAGAAGCatacagagaagctgtggaggcTTCCAAAGCAGACTCCTTTTCTGGAATTTTGAAATACCTCCACAGAAATCACAAAAATGCTGATGGAGAAGTAGAAGACATTGTAAAAGCTTATACATTTTTGTGTGAGGAGAATGAACAAGCAACTCTGAAAGacaaactgaattttattttggcaAATATTGTTCTGAATTGCATTAAACCTAACTCCACTACTTTACATACTTCTAATAAGTTGGAAAGTCTGCTTCGAAGAATTCTACAGCAAGTGGAACAAACTTCACAATGTATAGAGCCTTTCTTTCTAGCCTCCTTACTGTTCTGGCCTCGGAACAGGAAACAATTAAATGAAGATTCCAAGAAAATGGAAACTTATATCCGATGCTTAAGGGAATCTTTCAAAGAGCTATATGGAACCCTCCGCTGTTCCAGGCACCCTATGGCTCTTTTCTATCTGGCAAAAGGAAGTGATCTGAACAGATTtgttcacaaaggaaaaatagacCAGCTTTTTCACTCACTTTCAGAACACCAACTCAATTATCTCTGGCAGAGTGGAGATATCTGGAAGGAACAAGCTGTTCAAGATCTTTTGCTTCCTTTGGATGGCAGAGCTGAGGGTAAGGTTATCTACATT GACTATGGCAGCAATGAAATCTTTAGGATACCAGCACACCCTGTTCCTTCGTACCTTCTGAAAAAAGGCCCTAACATAGAAAGAGTGTCTTTTTACCTTGGGTTTTCCATTAATGGGCACTCCCTTGCGTACAATATACAAAGCCCTGAAACATAA